In the Microcebus murinus isolate Inina chromosome 14, M.murinus_Inina_mat1.0, whole genome shotgun sequence genome, one interval contains:
- the FAM241B gene encoding protein FAM241B, giving the protein MVRILANGEIVQDDDPRVRTTAAPRGSTPRQSFLNRGHGAPTGGPGPRQQQAGIRLGAAQSPFNDLNRQLVNMGFPQWHLGNHAVEPVTSILLLFLLMMLGVRGLLLVGLVYLVSHLSQR; this is encoded by the exons ATGGTGAGGATCTTGGCCAATGGGGAAATCGTGCAGGATGATGACCCCCGAGTGAGGACCACTGCGGCACCAAGGGGTAGCACTCCTCGACAG AGCTTTCTCAACAGGGGCCATGGTGCCCCCACAGGGGGTCCTGGACCCCGTCAGCAGCAGGCAGGTATCAGGCTGGGTGCTGCTCAGTCCCCCTTCAATGACCTCAACCGGCAGCTGGTGAACATGGGCTTCCCGCAGTGGCATCTTGGCAACCATGCTGTGGAGCCAGTGACCTCCatcctgctcctcttcctgctcATGATGCTCGGCGTCCGTGGCCTCCTTTTGGTGGGCCTGGTCTACCTggtgtcccacctgagtcagcgGTGA